One region of Paenibacillus polymyxa M1 genomic DNA includes:
- the galU gene encoding UTP--glucose-1-phosphate uridylyltransferase GalU, with protein sequence MRIRKAIIPAAGLGTRFLPATKAMPKEMLPIIDKPTIQFIIEEAVASGIEDIIIVTGKGKRAIEDHFDYSFELEYNLTSKEKWNLLNEVRKPSEMADIHYIRQKEPKGLGHAIWCARKFIGDEPFAVLLGDDIVESENPCLKQMIDVFDEYQRSVVGVKQVDWNEVHRYGIVEGHALTSKISEAERLVEKPKKEEAKSNLAIMGRYILTPDIFDILGQQSVGVGGEIQLTDALSKLGEKNPILAYEFDGNRHDVGEKLGFIETTIHYALQHNEIKDEVLAYMRQVIEEIDQQK encoded by the coding sequence ATGAGAATCCGTAAAGCAATTATCCCTGCTGCGGGATTAGGGACCCGTTTTCTTCCTGCTACGAAAGCGATGCCGAAAGAAATGCTTCCAATCATAGACAAACCAACGATTCAATTTATTATCGAAGAGGCCGTAGCATCAGGTATTGAGGATATCATTATCGTTACTGGTAAAGGAAAAAGGGCGATTGAGGACCACTTTGATTACTCATTCGAGTTGGAGTATAATTTGACCTCGAAGGAAAAATGGAACCTGCTCAATGAAGTGCGTAAACCATCAGAGATGGCTGATATCCACTATATTCGTCAAAAGGAGCCTAAAGGGCTGGGGCATGCCATCTGGTGTGCACGTAAGTTCATCGGTGACGAGCCCTTTGCTGTCCTTTTGGGTGATGACATCGTAGAGTCTGAGAATCCATGTCTCAAACAGATGATTGACGTGTTCGATGAGTATCAGCGTTCTGTTGTAGGTGTAAAACAAGTCGATTGGAACGAGGTGCATCGTTACGGGATTGTTGAAGGCCATGCACTTACTTCCAAAATCTCTGAGGCGGAACGATTGGTAGAAAAGCCAAAGAAGGAAGAGGCTAAATCCAATTTGGCGATCATGGGACGTTATATCTTGACACCCGATATTTTCGATATTCTGGGTCAACAATCTGTGGGAGTAGGCGGGGAGATTCAGTTGACGGATGCATTGTCCAAACTGGGAGAAAAGAATCCGATCCTGGCCTACGAATTTGACGGGAATCGTCATGACGTTGGCGAGAAATTGGGATTCATTGAAACGACCATTCATTATGCTCTACAGCATAACGAGATTAAGGATGAAGTATTGGCTTATATGAGACAGGTTATTGAAGAGATTGACCAACAAAAATAA
- a CDS encoding O-antigen ligase family protein: MSNPVYGKQAKTSTRDDKRPAIFWVLIVGMILFLAWAPFQAALFNGQMLDFEKPLYWALIISTILLILGIVTYYKKFKLEEQRDWLAVLVLLLPLTYVLSLTSAASHYLAMNMVVVQCIYAALFIISIYLLQGRLGNKIIHNLIMTVAYIIVGFGFINWFGQWALAGKMVGWFSQYVYQYRYTNAVMTDTNGLRLTSVFQYANTYAAFLMAFLFAAVFCLMKSKLWYGKAIHGFMLVPILVSLFLTLSRGGLVMLPVVFVLLLLFLKPARQIIWILHCAIAGVASISILAPITNMGLQLNKTYNGGEAAKGWGLLIGVSLAVAVVLWLVERYLAPKLENALKGWSSRKLSNLWLPVGSVVVIGLLAFLFIGTGLRSVLPENVQVRLENINFRQHSVLERLVFYQDAAKSIKDHPIIGSGGGGWATLYERYQDYPYSSRQAHNFFMQYLVEVGIFGFVILMSFIIYIFYKYIRSYIRQNDEERDSHFLYLILALSILLHSLLDFNLSYVFMGVLVFMSLGGMAAAMDSKPLKRLSMSASAFRIMYSAAIGILSIVLLFAGLRFVQSANAATYAKQIMAVSTSFEEIQSAINKDLELRPTRPDSVIRLAALYKNVYDQTKKEEFYNAAIEVLNTGLKAEPYNKIMLNSKVNLLRAKGENEQAFSILENNTSNFNWDNEWYNMLITQAYTIGNTAREQKDTAKEQKYFQAGLAAYQQVLDRVAHIKTLPPEIELPRTFEVTPGIALSTGKIEFMSGKLAEAASILKNGLKDDLSDATNREVARYYVAALQKQGQNDEALYKKLIKADPKEKEQIAQLKSEK; the protein is encoded by the coding sequence TTGTCGAATCCAGTATACGGGAAACAGGCCAAAACGTCGACCCGTGACGATAAAAGGCCGGCTATATTTTGGGTGTTAATTGTTGGCATGATTTTGTTCTTAGCTTGGGCCCCCTTCCAGGCTGCACTTTTTAATGGTCAAATGCTCGACTTTGAGAAGCCTCTGTATTGGGCTTTGATCATCAGCACGATTCTATTAATTTTAGGAATCGTAACCTATTATAAAAAATTCAAGCTAGAAGAGCAAAGGGATTGGCTAGCTGTACTAGTATTACTGCTTCCCCTAACCTATGTGCTTTCGCTGACTTCAGCAGCTTCGCATTACCTGGCCATGAATATGGTGGTGGTACAATGCATATATGCTGCCCTGTTTATCATTTCAATCTATCTACTCCAGGGTCGTTTAGGCAATAAGATTATTCACAACCTGATTATGACTGTTGCTTATATCATCGTAGGTTTTGGCTTCATTAACTGGTTCGGACAGTGGGCGCTTGCCGGCAAGATGGTAGGCTGGTTTAGCCAATATGTGTATCAGTATCGCTATACCAATGCAGTTATGACAGATACAAATGGTCTCCGGCTGACATCGGTGTTCCAATATGCGAATACATATGCGGCCTTTCTAATGGCTTTCCTATTTGCCGCCGTTTTCTGTCTGATGAAATCAAAACTATGGTACGGCAAGGCTATTCACGGCTTCATGTTGGTCCCTATTCTGGTCTCGCTATTTCTGACTTTGTCACGGGGCGGTCTGGTTATGCTGCCTGTCGTGTTCGTGCTGCTCTTGCTTTTCCTTAAACCTGCACGCCAAATTATATGGATTTTACATTGCGCCATTGCTGGCGTAGCATCAATATCTATCTTGGCCCCGATTACAAATATGGGATTACAACTCAATAAGACCTACAACGGTGGAGAGGCGGCCAAAGGATGGGGATTACTTATTGGAGTTTCCCTGGCTGTAGCTGTCGTACTGTGGCTTGTTGAACGTTATCTGGCACCAAAGCTGGAGAATGCTCTCAAAGGGTGGAGTTCACGAAAGTTATCCAACCTGTGGTTGCCTGTCGGATCAGTTGTGGTGATTGGCTTGCTGGCTTTTCTGTTTATTGGAACTGGCTTGCGCAGCGTACTCCCGGAGAACGTACAGGTTCGGTTGGAAAATATCAATTTCCGCCAGCATAGTGTACTGGAACGACTTGTATTCTATCAGGATGCTGCCAAATCGATTAAAGATCACCCTATTATTGGGAGCGGTGGTGGCGGATGGGCTACCTTGTACGAAAGGTACCAGGATTATCCTTATAGCAGCCGCCAGGCCCATAACTTTTTCATGCAGTACCTGGTTGAAGTAGGCATCTTCGGTTTTGTAATTTTAATGTCATTCATCATATATATTTTTTACAAATATATTCGCAGCTATATTAGACAAAATGATGAAGAACGGGATTCTCACTTCCTATATCTCATTTTGGCACTCTCGATCTTACTTCATAGCTTGCTGGACTTTAATCTGAGTTACGTGTTTATGGGCGTACTGGTATTTATGAGTCTTGGTGGTATGGCCGCTGCTATGGACAGTAAACCGCTTAAACGCCTGTCCATGAGTGCTTCTGCATTTCGAATCATGTATAGTGCAGCCATCGGCATTCTAAGCATTGTGTTGCTTTTTGCAGGTCTCCGCTTCGTGCAATCGGCCAATGCTGCTACATATGCCAAACAGATTATGGCGGTAAGCACATCATTCGAGGAAATTCAAAGTGCGATTAATAAGGATCTTGAACTTCGTCCTACACGTCCCGATTCGGTTATAAGATTGGCTGCACTATACAAGAATGTGTATGATCAAACGAAAAAAGAGGAATTTTATAACGCTGCAATAGAGGTACTAAATACGGGCCTTAAGGCAGAACCGTATAATAAAATCATGTTAAACTCCAAAGTTAACCTTTTACGAGCAAAAGGTGAGAATGAGCAAGCCTTCAGTATTTTGGAAAATAACACTTCCAACTTTAACTGGGACAATGAATGGTACAATATGTTGATTACCCAAGCTTATACTATTGGTAATACGGCACGTGAGCAAAAAGACACCGCCAAAGAACAGAAGTATTTCCAAGCAGGTCTTGCTGCTTATCAGCAGGTTTTGGATAGGGTAGCCCATATTAAGACGCTTCCACCTGAAATTGAGTTGCCACGTACTTTTGAAGTAACTCCAGGTATTGCACTCAGTACTGGCAAAATTGAGTTCATGTCAGGTAAGCTTGCTGAGGCTGCAAGCATCCTCAAAAACGGCCTGAAGGACGACTTGAGCGATGCTACAAATCGTGAGGTTGCTCGCTATTATGTTGCCGCCCTTCAAAAACAGGGCCAAAATGACGAAGCTTTATATAAGAAACTGATTAAGGCTGATCCGAAGGAAAAAGAGCAAATTGCTCAGTTGAAATCGGAGAAATAG
- a CDS encoding S1C family serine protease: MRKMGKRVAVLALGSALCVSGTAGAASSGTALKAKVINGGVYVNVSDMNKALGTSGAYNSANGTYTLSADRVPQVVKNVSPSVVGIIGRSATGETVAGGDRYNLAHGTGVIIRADGWIVTNAHVIEGLGDAVVVTSDGKSYGIIDSYSDPISDLALIKIKASGLKPATFAASTNSLQVGEQVVAIGTPISFSLRNSATSGVVSGLNRGVNAAYRLIQSDTAINPGNSGGPLVNLKGEVIGINTMKFSAVGIENMGFSIPADTVKYVINQFFKYGEVRRASLGLGLEESWSAIVGLPTEDPLKVTKITSANAVQAKIKEGDELYSINGKRVASAIDVNELLKNYQPGQTISVLMQSDGDIVKRKLVLTQDNGEIYDSIQSGEDLEDSNESGATVDDGIAPSKEASDSATGK; this comes from the coding sequence ATGCGTAAGATGGGGAAAAGGGTGGCTGTGTTGGCTTTGGGCAGCGCTCTATGTGTTTCTGGAACGGCAGGTGCAGCCAGCAGTGGAACTGCATTAAAGGCCAAGGTCATTAATGGTGGGGTCTATGTTAACGTAAGTGATATGAATAAAGCATTAGGAACCAGCGGCGCGTATAACAGCGCAAATGGTACATACACGTTATCGGCCGATCGTGTGCCACAGGTCGTTAAAAATGTTTCTCCTTCTGTAGTCGGCATCATTGGTCGTTCAGCGACAGGAGAGACCGTAGCAGGGGGAGACCGATACAACCTGGCTCACGGCACGGGTGTCATCATTCGGGCAGATGGATGGATTGTTACGAATGCGCATGTTATCGAAGGATTAGGTGATGCCGTAGTTGTAACCTCGGACGGAAAATCTTACGGAATCATCGACAGCTACAGCGATCCGATCAGTGATTTGGCGTTGATTAAAATTAAGGCAAGCGGCCTTAAGCCTGCTACCTTTGCAGCTTCTACGAACAGTTTACAGGTAGGCGAGCAGGTAGTGGCTATCGGTACGCCGATCTCTTTCTCACTTCGTAACTCGGCAACCTCAGGTGTTGTTAGCGGGCTGAACCGTGGTGTCAACGCTGCTTATCGTCTGATCCAAAGTGATACCGCGATCAACCCTGGTAACAGCGGTGGTCCGCTGGTCAACCTCAAGGGCGAGGTCATCGGGATTAATACAATGAAATTCTCAGCGGTCGGAATTGAAAATATGGGTTTTTCGATTCCGGCAGATACAGTGAAATATGTCATCAATCAATTTTTCAAATATGGCGAGGTTCGGCGTGCTAGTCTTGGCTTAGGGCTCGAAGAGAGCTGGTCAGCTATCGTCGGATTGCCTACCGAGGATCCTTTGAAAGTCACGAAAATCACTTCAGCCAATGCCGTACAGGCCAAAATCAAGGAAGGCGATGAGCTGTATAGTATTAACGGCAAGCGTGTAGCCTCTGCCATTGATGTCAATGAGCTGCTTAAAAACTATCAACCAGGGCAAACGATAAGTGTACTTATGCAATCGGACGGTGATATTGTAAAGCGCAAGCTGGTACTGACACAGGATAATGGTGAAATTTATGATTCCATTCAGTCTGGAGAAGATCTTGAGGATTCGAATGAATCAGGAGCTACTGTAGATGACGGCATAGCGCCTTCGAAAGAAGCATCAGATTCAGCTACGGGAAAATGA
- a CDS encoding U32 family peptidase, with protein MKSAVRREDVELLAPAGDWDCMRAAVANGADAIFFGVEKFNARARANNFRMDELPEIMAFLHSYGVKGFLTFNILVFENELEDAKELVDACIDAGVDALIVQDMGLVKMIRDISPDFPIHGSTQMTITSPEAVEFTKPYNMERVVLGRENNLKQIQKIGDQARLPMEVFVHGALCVSYSGQCLTSEMWGGRSANRGECAQACRLPYDLMVDGEQKPMADVTYLLSPKDLAAIDLIPELIDAGVVSFKIEGRLKTPEYVANVVSKYRKAIDKYFDGDTSKTSKEDIRELQQSFSRGFTHGFLEGTNNKKLVDGTFPKSRGVYLGRVEQILRDGVVCRIDAPLKRGDGIVFDAGDPTQKEEGGRVYDIRRKGVKIEGEAGEGWIVDIVAGRNDVDLRRVHVGDRIWKTNDPALDKRLRQSYETEKPYRVFPVHVRVSGSPGQPLSTWWTDVQKGTTVRVDSELELEIAQKRPMTHELLEEQFGRLGGTVFQLEELDVHLHGDVIVPMRELNSIRRQAVELLAGERPKPPVYTKRAVEVYGDASAPASSVARGQAELTALCRSLPQVEAALEAGVEFIYADFEFIKQFPAAVEAVHGAGRRIALVTPRIHMPGENGYHNNILRLKPDAVLVRNPGALYFYMRHRLENPDAHHPQLIGDFSLNIANHKAADLFLDSGCDLVTPSYDLNIQQMVDMLGRTRTDKLEIVIQQHLPMFHTEHCVYCTFMSEGTDYTNCGRPCEDHRASLRDRIGMSHPVRVDEGCRNTVYNAIEQSGAEYLSNFLELGVSRYRVEFLEETPEQVHEVIDLYNRALRGEISGTQVWKTLKATNQLGVTRGQLVK; from the coding sequence ATGAAATCAGCAGTACGAAGAGAAGATGTCGAGCTTCTGGCACCAGCAGGTGACTGGGATTGTATGCGCGCGGCGGTAGCGAACGGAGCCGATGCGATCTTTTTTGGGGTGGAAAAGTTCAACGCACGAGCACGGGCGAATAATTTTCGCATGGATGAACTGCCCGAGATTATGGCTTTTTTGCATAGCTACGGGGTTAAGGGCTTTTTGACATTCAATATACTGGTATTTGAAAACGAGCTGGAGGACGCTAAAGAGCTGGTTGATGCCTGTATTGATGCCGGAGTCGATGCCCTAATTGTTCAGGATATGGGTTTGGTGAAAATGATCCGCGACATTTCACCGGATTTCCCGATCCATGGTTCTACCCAAATGACGATCACCTCGCCGGAGGCTGTAGAATTCACAAAGCCGTACAACATGGAACGGGTTGTGCTGGGTCGTGAAAATAATCTAAAACAGATTCAAAAAATTGGCGATCAAGCGAGACTTCCGATGGAAGTATTCGTGCATGGAGCGTTATGCGTATCTTATTCAGGCCAATGCCTGACTTCAGAAATGTGGGGCGGACGCTCTGCAAACCGTGGTGAGTGTGCACAGGCATGCCGTTTGCCTTACGATTTGATGGTGGATGGAGAGCAAAAGCCGATGGCCGATGTGACATACCTACTATCCCCCAAGGATTTGGCGGCCATTGATTTGATACCAGAACTGATTGATGCCGGGGTGGTTTCCTTTAAAATTGAAGGGCGACTGAAAACGCCTGAGTATGTAGCGAATGTGGTTAGCAAATATCGCAAGGCCATTGACAAGTATTTTGATGGCGATACGTCCAAGACGAGCAAAGAAGATATCCGCGAGCTGCAGCAGAGCTTTTCACGCGGCTTTACGCACGGTTTTCTGGAAGGAACGAATAACAAAAAGCTGGTGGACGGTACGTTCCCGAAAAGCCGGGGCGTGTACCTGGGCCGAGTGGAACAAATCCTTCGTGATGGGGTAGTATGCCGCATCGATGCCCCGCTCAAGCGTGGCGATGGTATTGTATTTGATGCAGGAGATCCTACGCAAAAAGAAGAAGGCGGACGCGTATACGATATCCGCCGCAAGGGTGTGAAGATTGAAGGCGAAGCCGGAGAAGGCTGGATCGTTGACATCGTAGCAGGACGCAACGATGTGGATCTGCGCCGTGTACACGTAGGCGACCGTATTTGGAAGACCAACGACCCGGCGCTGGACAAGCGTCTGCGCCAGTCGTACGAAACCGAAAAGCCGTACCGAGTTTTCCCGGTACATGTGCGGGTCAGCGGCTCCCCAGGACAGCCACTGTCGACATGGTGGACCGACGTGCAGAAGGGTACAACGGTTCGCGTGGACTCCGAGCTGGAGCTTGAAATTGCCCAGAAGCGTCCGATGACGCATGAACTGCTCGAAGAGCAATTCGGCCGACTGGGCGGAACAGTGTTCCAGCTGGAAGAGCTGGACGTCCATCTGCATGGAGACGTCATCGTGCCCATGCGCGAGCTGAACAGCATCCGCCGTCAGGCGGTGGAACTGCTCGCGGGCGAACGCCCCAAACCACCCGTATACACGAAACGGGCGGTAGAGGTGTATGGCGATGCCTCGGCTCCGGCATCGTCTGTGGCACGCGGTCAGGCAGAGCTGACCGCGCTGTGCCGCAGCCTCCCTCAGGTGGAGGCTGCGCTTGAGGCCGGCGTGGAGTTCATCTACGCCGACTTCGAGTTCATCAAGCAATTCCCGGCAGCTGTAGAGGCTGTGCACGGTGCTGGGCGCCGAATTGCGTTGGTGACTCCGCGTATTCACATGCCGGGCGAAAACGGATATCACAACAATATCCTGCGCCTGAAACCGGATGCTGTGCTGGTACGCAATCCGGGAGCCTTGTATTTTTACATGCGTCATCGCTTGGAGAACCCGGATGCACATCATCCGCAATTGATTGGCGACTTCTCGCTAAATATCGCCAACCATAAAGCGGCTGATCTATTCCTGGATTCCGGCTGTGACCTGGTAACACCGTCGTATGATCTGAACATCCAACAGATGGTCGATATGCTGGGACGTACACGTACCGACAAGCTGGAGATCGTCATCCAGCAGCATTTGCCGATGTTCCATACCGAACACTGCGTATATTGTACCTTTATGAGTGAAGGCACAGACTACACTAACTGTGGTCGTCCGTGTGAGGATCATCGCGCATCCCTACGTGATCGTATTGGGATGTCTCACCCGGTTCGCGTGGACGAAGGATGCCGTAATACAGTGTATAACGCGATTGAGCAATCAGGCGCGGAATACCTGTCTAACTTCCTAGAATTAGGCGTATCCCGTTACCGCGTGGAATTTTTGGAGGAGACACCAGAGCAAGTTCATGAGGTTATTGATCTCTATAACCGTGCCTTGCGCGGTGAAATCAGCGGAACACAAGTATGGAAGACGCTGAAAGCGACGAATCAGCTAGGGGTTACACGTGGGCAACTGGTGAAATAA
- a CDS encoding GNAT family N-acetyltransferase: protein MYRRNPNIITLKAVDKSNWEECVELEPSPEQQRFMVSNLYSIAECQFLDGFVSKAIYNDDVLIGFTMFGLDPDDGNYWVYRFMIDERFQGRGHGYHAMLLVIDEIRKASDRTDVIMIGYKPDNELARKLYRKSGFREEGISPWGEMLAKYRFA, encoded by the coding sequence ATGTATAGGAGGAATCCGAACATAATTACGCTAAAGGCAGTCGATAAAAGTAATTGGGAAGAATGTGTTGAGCTTGAACCGAGTCCTGAACAACAAAGATTTATGGTATCTAACCTTTACTCAATTGCCGAATGTCAGTTTTTAGATGGGTTTGTATCTAAAGCGATTTATAATGATGACGTATTGATTGGCTTTACGATGTTTGGTTTAGACCCGGATGACGGAAACTACTGGGTTTACCGATTTATGATTGACGAAAGATTTCAAGGTCGAGGTCATGGTTACCATGCAATGTTGCTGGTGATCGACGAAATCAGGAAAGCCAGTGATAGGACTGATGTTATCATGATTGGATATAAACCAGACAATGAACTAGCTAGAAAGCTATACAGAAAATCTGGTTTCAGGGAGGAAGGAATATCACCCTGGGGAGAAATGCTTGCGAAGTATAGGTTTGCTTAG
- a CDS encoding ABC transporter permease, translating into MLGLSFFKDIYLNRRLILQLSVKDLKDKYLGSYLGFLWAVIQPTISILIFWFIFQVGFKSMPVDNYPFILWLVAGIIPWFFFSDAIMNATNSIVSNVFLVKNVVFRVSLLPIVKIISPLIIHLIFLVMMVLMFWGYGYPPNIYFLQIFYYLFAMSVFLLGISWITSALVIFLKDVGQILSMLLQFGYWITPILWSLKMIPGKYEFLIKLNPMYYIIEGYRNSLIFRSWFWEYPRMSLYFWFVTLCFLFIGAFIFKRLRPHFADVL; encoded by the coding sequence ATGTTAGGGTTATCTTTTTTTAAGGATATTTATTTAAATAGGAGATTGATTTTACAGTTATCTGTGAAGGATCTAAAAGACAAATATCTGGGATCGTATTTAGGCTTTCTTTGGGCAGTAATCCAGCCAACAATCTCTATACTGATCTTCTGGTTTATATTTCAAGTAGGTTTCAAATCTATGCCTGTTGATAATTATCCGTTTATTCTATGGCTTGTAGCGGGGATCATCCCGTGGTTTTTTTTCTCGGACGCCATTATGAATGCTACAAACTCAATAGTGAGCAATGTCTTTCTTGTGAAGAATGTAGTATTTAGAGTTAGTTTGTTACCTATTGTAAAAATAATATCCCCATTAATTATTCATTTGATTTTTTTGGTTATGATGGTATTGATGTTTTGGGGATATGGCTATCCACCAAATATATATTTTTTACAAATCTTTTATTATCTTTTTGCTATGTCCGTTTTCTTACTTGGTATTTCTTGGATCACTTCTGCACTGGTTATTTTTCTAAAGGATGTAGGGCAAATATTATCGATGTTATTACAATTCGGATACTGGATAACTCCTATTTTATGGTCTCTAAAAATGATACCTGGAAAATATGAATTCCTTATAAAGTTGAATCCTATGTACTACATTATAGAAGGTTATAGGAATAGCTTGATTTTTAGAAGCTGGTTTTGGGAATATCCAAGGATGAGTTTGTATTTTTGGTTTGTGACTTTATGTTTTCTGTTTATTGGCGCTTTTATATTTAAGAGATTAAGACCTCACTTTGCAGATGTGTTATAA
- a CDS encoding stalk domain-containing protein, whose translation MKHMQRKMMRKLGVGAVALSLLLTALPAVAADQDKNILELRLQSGSNTAIVNGQNANITKPYSKSGALMVPAGVFKKAFNSKIRLAEDNVVKITSGTHVVSLTIGSRTAWVRGHKVTLPAPPEMSSGILMVPLRQVAEGLGGKMEKNGAGIIIRMQAQEEAGTVAEETPNIDNDEGKTQIGNSYYDWSMNYPTGLVIGQGGGDESISTFMDENSAYYMEVHTAIQPVPLNADDLLQQLVQAAKETGETVVDRKSFPKAKVPYARVITKDGDGVLWENRQYYDNGRLYVIYFSDAKATNYKDLAQYAGLLNSFKTSFNAQDKSIKDLSTVVGGTREAGNPDYGVSLKIPAGWKMDDQRMQYESNDGSSFNMKVTSAPADGKLENWGQQLQKWLSDSFVSTAYEAQKTYPLEVAGVQGLVQEYRYNFGDEWVKEYNVLIQQNGYRYLAEYAVPEKVSKGNDQFNAIISSLQIDFQTVANNFGQLEEDDYLADKTKTIKKTSKAYEYTVNIPRYWTAVSDQFELGDIEYQFTGGRFSIKIDNDQSFELTVSQLKDFYDKQAKNYKNLKVEEVKDVTFAGVPAVSFTFHRVEEGIGYTGRQIVLEHNGKTYTVTTTLNDANNTAAQSNALDSTLNSFHFVK comes from the coding sequence GTGAAGCATATGCAAAGAAAAATGATGCGTAAGCTGGGGGTCGGCGCTGTCGCATTGTCCCTTCTGCTTACCGCTTTACCAGCAGTTGCAGCAGATCAAGATAAAAACATATTGGAATTGCGACTGCAAAGTGGCAGCAATACAGCCATCGTGAACGGTCAAAATGCGAATATTACGAAGCCCTATTCCAAAAGTGGTGCACTGATGGTTCCGGCTGGTGTGTTTAAAAAGGCATTTAACAGCAAAATTCGCCTAGCTGAAGATAATGTGGTCAAGATCACCAGCGGCACTCACGTCGTATCGCTGACAATTGGTAGTCGTACAGCCTGGGTGAGGGGCCACAAGGTAACACTTCCGGCTCCGCCAGAAATGTCATCAGGGATCCTCATGGTGCCTTTGCGTCAAGTAGCAGAAGGGCTTGGCGGTAAGATGGAGAAGAATGGCGCAGGAATCATCATTCGGATGCAAGCCCAAGAAGAGGCGGGTACGGTAGCTGAAGAAACACCGAACATTGATAATGATGAGGGCAAGACGCAGATCGGGAACAGTTACTACGATTGGTCCATGAACTATCCAACAGGACTCGTCATCGGTCAGGGAGGTGGAGATGAGAGCATTTCCACATTTATGGACGAGAACAGTGCATACTATATGGAAGTACACACAGCAATACAACCGGTTCCATTGAATGCAGACGATCTGCTGCAACAATTGGTGCAGGCAGCTAAGGAAACAGGAGAAACTGTGGTGGATCGAAAATCCTTCCCGAAAGCGAAAGTGCCTTATGCTCGTGTTATTACGAAGGATGGGGACGGCGTACTATGGGAAAATCGTCAGTACTATGACAATGGACGACTGTATGTAATATATTTTTCCGATGCTAAAGCAACGAACTATAAAGATCTGGCCCAGTATGCCGGACTGCTGAACTCCTTTAAAACCTCTTTTAACGCACAGGATAAAAGTATTAAAGACTTGTCCACTGTTGTCGGAGGCACACGCGAGGCCGGGAACCCAGACTATGGTGTGTCACTCAAAATACCCGCAGGCTGGAAAATGGACGACCAGCGAATGCAATATGAAAGCAATGACGGATCAAGCTTCAACATGAAAGTCACCTCAGCTCCTGCGGATGGAAAATTGGAGAACTGGGGTCAGCAGCTGCAAAAATGGCTGAGCGATTCATTTGTGTCCACTGCTTATGAGGCACAAAAGACATATCCGCTGGAAGTTGCAGGCGTTCAGGGATTAGTGCAGGAGTACCGCTATAATTTTGGAGATGAATGGGTCAAAGAGTACAATGTGCTGATTCAGCAAAATGGATACCGCTACCTGGCTGAATATGCAGTGCCTGAAAAAGTAAGCAAGGGAAATGACCAGTTCAACGCGATCATCTCCTCGCTTCAAATTGATTTTCAAACGGTAGCAAATAACTTTGGACAATTGGAAGAGGATGACTACCTGGCGGACAAAACGAAAACGATTAAAAAGACGTCTAAAGCATATGAATATACAGTGAATATCCCACGCTATTGGACCGCGGTTAGCGATCAATTTGAATTGGGAGATATAGAGTATCAATTTACCGGAGGACGTTTTTCCATCAAAATCGACAACGACCAATCCTTTGAATTAACGGTGTCTCAGCTTAAGGACTTCTATGATAAGCAAGCCAAGAACTATAAAAACCTCAAAGTAGAGGAAGTGAAGGACGTAACGTTTGCTGGAGTTCCAGCAGTGTCCTTTACATTCCACCGTGTAGAGGAAGGTATCGGTTATACAGGTCGCCAAATCGTTTTGGAGCATAACGGCAAAACCTACACCGTGACAACAACATTAAACGATGCGAACAACACAGCGGCACAGTCTAATGCACTAGATTCGACGCTGAATTCGTTTCATTTTGTGAAGTAG